One Actinomycetota bacterium DNA window includes the following coding sequences:
- a CDS encoding DUF2804 domain-containing protein encodes MRTIRKTPPRLVEDGRVVEFGAFSEPFRELNLDGTEIFRAGTKALGGLARFRLKEWQHYGVVHPRHYFGMVIFNAQLMSISFVYHYDREGGGMQEHSRQAPGPKAKVAETMWRGECSFTARGYSLGFENRLEEGYHRVRVDAAQTAKLPAIAGEFRMLEDLGRYQPLVVVSPFSPNRPLYTHKAACPVEGKMSVGNETIELDPARDVCLLDEQKAFYPYRSFWKWLCFGGFSEGKLIAANLCHNIIADDENYSENCYWVDGKIHLTGAARFGYSEDDILGPWFINTTDGLVDVDFRPRGERAERIRLGPILSDFHQPFGLFRGELGPRGETVEVKDLFGLCEQHITRY; translated from the coding sequence TTGCGCACGATAAGGAAGACCCCGCCGCGCCTCGTGGAGGACGGCAGGGTTGTGGAGTTCGGTGCATTCTCGGAACCGTTCCGGGAACTCAACCTGGACGGGACGGAGATCTTCCGCGCGGGGACAAAAGCCCTGGGCGGCCTGGCCCGCTTCAGGCTGAAGGAATGGCAGCATTACGGGGTGGTCCACCCCCGCCACTATTTCGGTATGGTCATCTTCAACGCGCAGCTCATGAGCATCTCCTTCGTGTATCACTACGACCGCGAGGGCGGCGGCATGCAGGAACACTCCCGCCAGGCGCCCGGGCCGAAAGCGAAGGTGGCCGAGACCATGTGGAGGGGGGAATGCTCCTTCACCGCCAGGGGGTACTCGCTCGGCTTCGAGAACCGCCTGGAGGAAGGCTATCACCGCGTGCGCGTGGACGCCGCGCAGACGGCCAAGCTCCCGGCCATCGCCGGGGAGTTCCGCATGCTGGAGGACTTGGGCAGGTACCAGCCCCTGGTGGTGGTAAGCCCCTTCTCCCCCAACCGGCCCCTCTACACCCACAAGGCCGCGTGCCCGGTGGAGGGTAAGATGAGCGTGGGGAACGAGACCATCGAGCTGGACCCCGCGCGTGATGTCTGCCTTCTCGACGAGCAGAAGGCCTTCTACCCCTACCGGAGCTTCTGGAAGTGGCTGTGCTTCGGCGGGTTCAGCGAAGGGAAGCTCATAGCCGCCAACCTCTGCCATAACATCATCGCCGATGACGAGAACTACAGCGAGAACTGTTACTGGGTGGACGGCAAGATCCACCTCACCGGGGCCGCCCGCTTCGGCTACAGCGAGGACGACATCCTCGGCCCCTGGTTCATCAACACCACCGACGGCCTGGTGGACGTGGACTTCCGCCCCCGGGGGGAGAGGGCCGAGCGCATCCGCCTGGGCCCCATCCTCTCCGATTTCCACCAGCCCTTCGGGCTCTTCCGGGGAGAGCTCGGCCCCCGGGGAGAGACGGTGGAGGTGAAGGACCTCTTCGGCCTCTGCGAGCAGCACATCACGCGCTATTGA
- a CDS encoding alpha/beta fold hydrolase, whose translation MDRRLDESVNRDLPSGVMFAAYTVSTLPRSVTTGDGMQLHCMRMGREPRRAVVLCHGFGGNKNIRDFVALAQDLSQLYTVYCFDFRGHGLSPGRSTFGYLETGDLAAVIEMARNDGNHAIATVGFSMGGMVAIRYAAFYGGLDSVTAISVPADLGTCRAPGARLIRLTMGNPVGRALGARRYGVKVDRSWKLQAAPADLVHLIPPQPLTIVHGEDDFVFEVEQARELKRRAGDGCRLKTFSDFGHAEMGYGPRLVAYLLDVLEEDLGRLSG comes from the coding sequence TTGGACCGGCGACTGGACGAGTCCGTAAACCGGGACCTCCCCAGCGGGGTCATGTTCGCCGCCTACACCGTTTCAACGCTGCCCCGTTCCGTCACCACCGGGGACGGCATGCAGCTGCACTGCATGCGTATGGGCCGGGAGCCGCGGCGGGCGGTGGTGCTGTGCCATGGCTTCGGGGGCAACAAGAACATCCGTGACTTCGTGGCCCTGGCCCAGGACCTCTCCCAGCTCTACACCGTATATTGTTTCGATTTTCGCGGCCACGGTCTCTCCCCCGGCCGGTCGACCTTCGGTTACCTGGAGACAGGCGACCTCGCGGCGGTGATCGAGATGGCGCGGAACGACGGCAACCACGCCATCGCCACCGTCGGGTTCTCCATGGGGGGGATGGTGGCCATAAGGTACGCCGCCTTCTACGGGGGGCTGGACTCGGTGACGGCCATCAGCGTCCCGGCCGATCTGGGCACCTGCCGCGCCCCCGGTGCCCGCCTCATCCGCCTGACCATGGGCAATCCGGTGGGCAGAGCCCTTGGCGCCAGGCGATACGGCGTCAAGGTCGACAGGTCCTGGAAACTGCAAGCCGCGCCGGCGGACCTCGTGCACCTCATCCCGCCACAGCCGCTGACCATCGTCCACGGCGAGGACGACTTCGTCTTCGAGGTGGAGCAGGCAAGGGAACTGAAGCGCCGCGCCGGGGACGGTTGCCGCCTAAAGACCTTCAGCGATTTCGGCCACGCAGAGATGGGGTATGGGCCCAGGCTCGTCGCCTACCTCCTCGACGTCCTCGAAGAAGACCTTGGGCGGCTCAGCGGTTGA
- a CDS encoding VOC family protein: protein MTLITAFQHVGMGVHDTDRTYGFYRRLMGFRVKLSDQTSYLEEMAPIVGAVVEMRALMAMNALGGAAIELIEHTSTRPLEPPEPVQWGDLGYMELGLKAFNLDQLYLDLKRKGVEFLTPVRSMELSTGGRERYAYLRDPDGLLLQLVEEKGGKRPAVGGVRHVGIGVGDMEKARAFYRDVLGYADVMHEFRGRVPELDEVTGGKEMELAVLGHRAEGESAMPLLERAIVKLVHTPRYKGKVIYEGRRWGDIGLMEMAFDVSDLAGTVNGLIAKGAEIYHPPTFVDMGSGTAGNFSYIKDPEGNVVEMVAVEKVLHMPPKVVKPVLGFLLRAASAMRIL from the coding sequence ATGACGTTGATCACCGCGTTTCAGCACGTGGGCATGGGGGTGCACGACACCGACCGCACCTACGGTTTCTACCGCAGGCTCATGGGGTTCCGGGTCAAGCTGAGCGACCAGACAAGCTACCTCGAGGAGATGGCGCCCATCGTCGGGGCCGTAGTCGAGATGCGGGCGCTCATGGCCATGAACGCATTGGGCGGGGCGGCCATCGAGCTTATCGAGCACACCTCCACGCGTCCCCTGGAGCCGCCGGAACCCGTGCAGTGGGGCGACCTGGGCTACATGGAGCTGGGGCTCAAGGCCTTCAACCTGGACCAGCTCTACCTCGACCTCAAGCGCAAGGGGGTGGAATTCCTCACCCCGGTGCGGTCCATGGAGCTTAGCACGGGGGGGAGGGAACGCTACGCCTACCTGCGGGACCCCGACGGCCTGCTGCTGCAGCTGGTGGAGGAGAAAGGCGGAAAGAGGCCCGCGGTCGGTGGGGTGAGGCACGTGGGCATAGGCGTCGGCGACATGGAGAAAGCCAGGGCTTTCTACCGCGACGTGCTCGGTTACGCCGACGTCATGCACGAGTTCAGGGGGCGCGTGCCCGAGCTGGACGAGGTCACCGGGGGCAAGGAGATGGAACTGGCCGTGCTGGGACACCGGGCCGAGGGCGAGAGCGCCATGCCCCTGCTGGAGCGGGCCATCGTGAAACTCGTCCATACGCCCAGATACAAGGGCAAGGTCATCTACGAGGGGCGCAGGTGGGGCGATATCGGGCTCATGGAGATGGCCTTCGATGTCAGCGACCTGGCCGGCACGGTCAACGGCCTTATCGCGAAGGGGGCGGAGATATATCATCCGCCTACTTTCGTGGACATGGGCTCGGGCACCGCCGGCAATTTCTCCTACATCAAGGACCCCGAAGGCAACGTGGTGGAGATGGTCGCGGTGGAGAAGGTCCTGCACATGCCGCCTAAGGTGGTTAAGCCGGTGCTGGGGTTCCTGCTCAGGGCAGCCAGCGCCATGCGGATACTTTGA
- a CDS encoding glycosyltransferase, with protein MEILFVCKTLPHARVIGGPVIIYNRVRILSQRHDVSLLCFVSPEEREHADTVARFCRDFQGVPMPSYGGRFRKARDWLLSPVPVYFLNNYSGEMYGRLREMVGRSRYDVVISEYSMVAQYLYRNPDLAGMKRVMSVHECYYLARRKAWQVQGFSREGLSALFNLKGLRRFEFEMYADADRVLVLTPEGRRELLDIRPDLDISVVPHGVDVDFFHDSGASTREQAVMFLGNYPHDPNRDAVLYFHENIWSRVKREVPEALFYVVGKDPTRDLLELARSDPSVVVTGTVDDVRPYFERARVFVNPVRIGGGFRGKILEAMSMGLPIVTTSLGAEGVNAEDGRDMIVADGPADFAAATVRLLRDEGLCESLGTRARGVALENFSWEKGVSDLEQVLLDVINR; from the coding sequence ATGGAGATCCTGTTCGTCTGCAAGACGCTGCCCCACGCCAGGGTCATCGGCGGCCCGGTCATCATCTATAACCGCGTGCGCATCCTCTCGCAGCGGCACGACGTATCCCTGCTCTGTTTCGTATCGCCGGAGGAGCGCGAGCATGCCGACACGGTAGCCCGCTTCTGCCGGGATTTCCAGGGCGTGCCCATGCCCTCGTACGGCGGCCGCTTCCGCAAGGCCCGGGACTGGCTCCTCTCCCCCGTGCCGGTGTATTTCCTCAACAACTACTCCGGGGAGATGTACGGAAGGCTGCGGGAGATGGTGGGGCGTTCCCGCTACGACGTGGTCATCAGCGAGTATTCCATGGTGGCCCAGTACCTGTACCGCAACCCCGACCTGGCGGGGATGAAGAGGGTGATGTCGGTGCACGAATGCTACTACCTGGCCCGCCGCAAGGCCTGGCAGGTGCAGGGCTTCTCGCGGGAGGGGCTTTCGGCCCTCTTCAACCTCAAGGGCCTCAGGAGGTTCGAGTTCGAGATGTACGCGGACGCGGACCGGGTGCTGGTACTCACCCCCGAGGGAAGGCGGGAGCTGCTGGACATCCGGCCCGACCTGGACATCTCGGTTGTCCCGCACGGCGTCGACGTTGACTTTTTCCACGATTCCGGTGCATCCACCAGGGAGCAGGCGGTGATGTTCCTGGGTAATTACCCCCACGACCCCAACCGGGACGCGGTGCTATACTTCCACGAGAACATATGGTCCCGGGTGAAGCGTGAGGTGCCGGAGGCGCTCTTCTACGTTGTGGGCAAGGACCCAACGCGCGACCTGCTGGAGCTGGCGCGTTCCGACCCCTCGGTGGTGGTGACCGGCACCGTGGACGATGTGCGCCCCTATTTCGAGCGGGCCAGGGTCTTCGTCAACCCCGTGCGCATCGGCGGCGGGTTCCGCGGCAAGATCCTCGAGGCCATGTCCATGGGATTGCCCATCGTCACCACCTCCCTGGGCGCCGAGGGCGTCAACGCCGAAGACGGCAGGGACATGATAGTAGCGGACGGTCCGGCGGACTTCGCCGCCGCCACGGTGCGCCTGCTGCGCGACGAAGGCCTGTGCGAGAGCCTGGGGACGCGGGCACGCGGCGTGGCGCTGGAAAACTTCTCCTGGGAAAAAGGCGTCAGCGACCTCGAACAGGTCCTACTCGACGTCATCAACCGCTGA
- a CDS encoding SGNH/GDSL hydrolase family protein, whose translation MRGRMWGRASIAACALLAGVLLLAPLGCGGGAADGGASRDTSHGEDGWSWTGEEAEEENGGETPAPADRTIYMCGRSVLGGWFDHWGWDYDPMNPVRFDGHYLVYREMDVPPGIADTAADAARAAAGAGVRTMFFKLCFADFTGGDEDSARENLRVNQGIIRDVVESAVEEEGLTLILGNALPMVREYTDEWLVWNHREYNRFLEELAVDYGGRVIILDLYGTLAAPEGWLLPRYASDPYDSHLSGAAYDALDSELEEVLGG comes from the coding sequence ATGCGCGGCAGGATGTGGGGAAGGGCGTCGATCGCGGCCTGCGCGCTGCTGGCCGGGGTCCTGCTCCTCGCCCCGCTCGGGTGCGGTGGAGGAGCCGCGGACGGCGGAGCGTCCCGGGATACCTCGCACGGTGAGGATGGATGGTCCTGGACGGGCGAGGAGGCGGAGGAGGAGAACGGGGGGGAGACCCCCGCGCCGGCGGACCGCACCATCTACATGTGCGGGCGCTCGGTGCTCGGGGGATGGTTCGACCACTGGGGGTGGGACTACGATCCCATGAACCCGGTGCGCTTCGACGGCCACTACCTCGTCTACCGGGAGATGGACGTCCCGCCCGGCATCGCGGACACCGCGGCGGATGCCGCCCGCGCTGCGGCCGGCGCGGGTGTCCGGACCATGTTCTTTAAGCTCTGCTTCGCGGATTTTACGGGCGGTGACGAGGACAGCGCGCGAGAGAACCTGCGGGTCAACCAGGGGATCATACGGGACGTCGTGGAGAGCGCGGTGGAGGAGGAAGGCCTCACCCTTATCCTCGGCAACGCCCTGCCCATGGTGCGGGAATATACGGATGAATGGCTGGTCTGGAACCACCGCGAGTACAACCGTTTCCTGGAAGAGCTGGCGGTGGACTACGGCGGCAGGGTGATCATCCTCGATCTCTACGGCACCCTCGCGGCGCCCGAAGGGTGGTTGCTGCCGCGGTACGCCTCCGACCCCTACGACTCCCACTTGAGCGGCGCCGCTTACGACGCGCTGGACTCGGAGCTGGAGGAGGTCCTGGGCGGCTGA
- a CDS encoding GerMN domain-containing protein yields MYRTTVRAAMLAALLSLFLLSGLCVWGCDKVEPPAAPEEEETAADGGGTSGDSVTVTLYFRRPSGNQDWLYPTQTTVIGATDPYLTAMEQLIKGPAEGTQLYPVLPDTVKVLDIDVAGGICTVNVSKEILTDANQVGVSASGEGLALAAIADTLTEFEDVDRVALFIEGLQSGMIEGRFVEDFWGHMGLPAFLERNEEVIYSGP; encoded by the coding sequence ATGTATCGCACAACCGTCCGCGCCGCCATGCTGGCGGCCCTGCTGTCACTGTTCCTGCTCTCGGGACTGTGCGTGTGGGGCTGCGACAAGGTCGAGCCGCCCGCGGCACCGGAAGAGGAGGAGACGGCGGCGGACGGGGGCGGGACCTCCGGCGACAGCGTCACCGTCACGCTGTACTTCCGCCGCCCCTCGGGCAACCAGGACTGGCTCTATCCCACGCAGACGACGGTGATCGGGGCCACCGATCCCTACCTCACCGCCATGGAGCAGCTCATCAAGGGGCCGGCGGAGGGTACGCAGCTGTACCCCGTGCTCCCCGATACGGTCAAGGTGCTGGACATCGATGTGGCCGGAGGGATATGCACGGTGAACGTGAGCAAGGAGATCCTCACCGACGCCAACCAGGTGGGCGTGAGCGCCTCCGGCGAGGGGCTGGCGCTCGCCGCCATCGCCGATACCCTCACGGAGTTCGAGGATGTGGACAGGGTCGCCCTTTTCATCGAGGGCCTGCAGAGCGGCATGATAGAAGGGCGTTTCGTGGAGGATTTCTGGGGCCACATGGGATTGCCGGCGTTCCTGGAACGCAACGAGGAAGTCATCTACTCTGGGCCGTGA
- a CDS encoding FmdE family protein, with protein sequence MEIPEDLQRAADFHGHLCPGLTIGYRASLAAMERMGIARAYDEELVCVVENDSCSVDAVQFLTGCTFGKGNLVFRDHGKQVFTFASRQRPGRAVRVSLKAGAIPPPGEDVDPAARREQALRTMVTAPLEQLFFIDEIDFELPDEARIHASVLCDKCGELTMETRIVEDGGRRLCIPCSRGWTPPPH encoded by the coding sequence ATGGAAATACCCGAGGACCTGCAGCGGGCCGCGGACTTCCACGGCCATCTCTGCCCGGGGCTGACCATCGGATACCGCGCTTCGCTGGCGGCCATGGAGCGCATGGGCATCGCCCGCGCTTACGACGAGGAGCTGGTGTGCGTGGTGGAGAACGACTCATGCAGCGTGGACGCGGTGCAGTTCCTCACCGGCTGCACCTTCGGCAAGGGCAACCTCGTCTTCAGGGACCACGGCAAACAGGTCTTCACCTTCGCCTCGCGGCAGCGGCCGGGCAGGGCGGTACGCGTGAGCCTCAAGGCCGGCGCCATCCCGCCCCCGGGGGAGGACGTGGACCCGGCCGCCCGCCGGGAGCAGGCCCTGCGCACCATGGTAACGGCCCCCCTGGAGCAGTTGTTCTTCATCGACGAGATAGACTTCGAGCTGCCGGACGAGGCGCGCATCCACGCCTCCGTGCTCTGCGACAAGTGCGGCGAGCTGACCATGGAGACGAGGATAGTTGAGGATGGCGGACGCCGTCTCTGCATCCCCTGCTCCCGGGGCTGGACCCCCCCACCCCACTAG
- a CDS encoding PHP domain-containing protein, producing MGVEVIIDLHVHTNLGSICSQLGPDELLEKAQQMGIDAICVTEHHSHRGANKMVEYAAASGYPVFRGVEIYTELGDMLVYGMKRDTRYHLTTFEELKEMAEKDGAVIVPAHPCRGWGRKHKHAHVFPRELVGHVAAIETLNGANTLSSNEAAVAIAEECGLRGTGGSDAHAIWQVGKCVTVFEKDISSEEELVAELRAGRFTAAYFDDLRRQEEGGA from the coding sequence GTGGGGGTAGAAGTGATCATCGACCTGCATGTCCATACCAACCTGGGCTCGATCTGCTCGCAACTCGGGCCGGATGAACTGCTGGAAAAGGCGCAGCAGATGGGCATAGACGCCATATGCGTGACGGAACACCACTCCCACCGCGGTGCCAACAAGATGGTGGAGTATGCGGCCGCCAGCGGCTATCCCGTCTTCCGTGGCGTGGAGATATACACGGAACTGGGCGACATGCTCGTCTACGGTATGAAGAGGGATACGCGTTATCACCTCACCACCTTCGAGGAGTTGAAGGAGATGGCGGAGAAGGACGGCGCGGTGATCGTCCCCGCCCATCCCTGCCGCGGCTGGGGCCGCAAGCACAAGCACGCCCATGTCTTCCCGCGCGAGCTCGTCGGCCACGTCGCGGCCATCGAGACCCTCAACGGCGCCAATACCCTGAGCAGCAACGAGGCCGCCGTAGCCATCGCCGAGGAGTGCGGCCTGCGGGGGACCGGGGGGAGCGACGCCCACGCCATCTGGCAGGTGGGGAAGTGCGTCACCGTCTTCGAAAAGGATATCTCCAGCGAGGAGGAACTGGTCGCCGAGCTGCGCGCGGGCAGGTTCACCGCCGCCTACTTCGATGACCTGCGCAGACAAGAGGAAGGCGGCGCCTGA
- a CDS encoding NAD-dependent epimerase/dehydratase family protein: MRLFVTGISGYLGTVVLRSLEDDPAIESVVGVDIRPPAVESAKLGFREVDVRDHAGIREAMRGCDAALHMAYVLNEIRDKEKTHDININGSKNVFHACLDTGTPWLIQLSSMAAFGAHPDNPFPLREEDYPRGDRRCYYSYGKAEIEHYLDDLCRQHPELEVTILRPCVIVGERLDNTITWLFGRKLALSLRGSDPHTQYIHEDDLAEAVRLVLKHRARGIFHVTSDDTIAFSEMKRRAGMIAPAIPADLACSLADLSYRLGLSPVSSHWINMFRHSMVGSNDKIVRELGWRPTYTSRELFEVVLDAGRNRKRAT, from the coding sequence ATGCGTCTTTTCGTCACCGGCATCTCGGGCTATCTGGGGACCGTAGTGCTGCGGTCCCTGGAGGACGATCCGGCCATAGAAAGCGTCGTCGGAGTCGATATCCGCCCCCCGGCGGTCGAGTCGGCCAAGCTCGGCTTCCGCGAGGTGGACGTCCGTGACCACGCTGGCATCAGGGAGGCCATGCGCGGCTGCGACGCCGCGCTGCACATGGCCTACGTCCTCAACGAGATCAGGGACAAGGAGAAGACCCACGACATCAACATCAACGGCTCCAAGAACGTCTTCCACGCCTGCCTGGACACGGGGACCCCGTGGCTGATCCAGCTCTCGAGCATGGCCGCCTTCGGAGCCCATCCCGACAACCCTTTCCCCCTGCGCGAGGAGGACTATCCCCGCGGCGACCGGCGTTGCTACTACTCCTACGGTAAAGCGGAGATCGAGCACTACCTCGATGACCTCTGCCGTCAGCACCCCGAGCTGGAGGTGACCATCCTGCGGCCTTGCGTCATCGTCGGCGAGCGCCTGGACAACACCATCACATGGCTCTTCGGCCGTAAGCTGGCCCTGAGCCTGCGCGGGTCGGACCCGCACACCCAGTACATCCACGAGGACGACCTGGCCGAGGCCGTGCGGCTGGTGCTGAAACACCGGGCGCGTGGCATATTCCACGTCACCAGCGATGACACCATAGCTTTCTCCGAGATGAAACGGAGGGCGGGCATGATCGCGCCAGCCATCCCGGCGGACCTCGCCTGCAGCCTGGCCGACCTGTCCTACCGCCTGGGGCTCTCCCCCGTCTCCTCCCACTGGATAAACATGTTCCGCCATTCCATGGTGGGGAGCAACGACAAGATCGTGCGCGAGCTGGGATGGCGGCCCACGTACACCTCGAGGGAGCTCTTCGAGGTGGTGCTGGACGCCGGGAGGAACCGGA
- a CDS encoding PHP domain-containing protein, whose protein sequence is MLVDLHVHTAVSSPCSQIDPRLLIEVASRIGLDALCVTEHEELEGAEVARRYGAEAGYPVFRGVEVYTEFGDMLVFGLYRPSYPLTTPFGELLAEVREVGGAIIPAHPCRGSRGFHDLLGEEGAEALLVNIDAIETRNGGTSPESNQSAQAYAERYGIPGVGGSDAHFLMQLGRCLTVFERDVTSEAELVEEIKAGRCRAAYAAEVESLKMSAMWG, encoded by the coding sequence ATGTTGGTCGATCTGCACGTGCACACCGCGGTGTCCTCGCCGTGTTCCCAGATAGACCCGCGGCTCCTGATCGAGGTGGCTTCCCGCATAGGCCTGGACGCCCTCTGCGTTACCGAGCACGAGGAGCTGGAGGGGGCCGAGGTGGCCCGGCGGTACGGAGCGGAGGCGGGATATCCCGTCTTCCGGGGGGTGGAGGTATATACGGAGTTCGGGGACATGCTCGTCTTCGGGCTCTACCGGCCCAGTTATCCCCTCACCACCCCCTTCGGTGAGCTGCTGGCCGAGGTGAGGGAGGTGGGCGGCGCCATCATCCCCGCCCACCCCTGCCGCGGCTCGCGAGGTTTCCACGACCTCCTGGGAGAGGAGGGGGCGGAGGCCCTCCTGGTCAATATTGACGCCATCGAGACCCGCAACGGCGGCACCAGCCCGGAGTCCAACCAGTCGGCGCAGGCCTATGCCGAGAGATACGGCATCCCGGGGGTGGGGGGGAGCGACGCGCATTTCCTCATGCAACTGGGGCGCTGCCTCACCGTCTTCGAGCGCGATGTGACGAGCGAAGCGGAACTGGTGGAGGAGATCAAGGCGGGCAGGTGCCGGGCCGCATACGCCGCGGAGGTCGAGAGCCTGAAGATGTCCGCGATGTGGGGGTAG